Below is a window of Vicugna pacos chromosome 20, VicPac4, whole genome shotgun sequence DNA.
GAGGTGGGTGCATACATCACCGCATGGGGGCTAGGGTACATCATGTGGCCACCCACAGTCGTGGGCACAGATGACGTCATGATGGTGGCGGGCAATGTCACTGGCAAACACAGACACACGTCAGGGAGGTGGGCACTGGTCCCTACTGATAACCCGCGTCCCACCCCCGGGAACTCCAGGCCTCCAGAGCTCTCTTGCCATTTCCCATTGCTGTGTTCCCCGTCATAGGCTAAGAAAAGCCCTATTTCTTCTTGAACACAACAGCGCCAACCTTTAAGTGTATCCTCTCACATCGTACTATTTGATTATCTACCCCTTCTCTCAGATTACAATGACTGACCCTACCCAAGGAAACTCAGATGCTCTTCTTTTAGAGAGCTCCTTCAtcctgttttttcatttgttctcactcttctttcctcttcctcaacATATGGCTGACAAATTCATCTTTTAAACAAGCACTTCTCAAGTGTTAATGTGCATAAAGTCACCagggaatcttgttaaaatacagattctgattcagtaggtgtgGGGTGAGGCTTTAGAGTCCACATTTCCAtcaagctcccaggtgacactGGGGTGGTGCTGGGATGATGCTGGTCTTCCCTCCATAGACCACACTTTGTGTAACAAGGTTGTAAACAACAAGAacttaaaagtaattttatttgaaagtgtCTCATCATTCCTGAAATGACTAGAGACACAGAGGGGAATTATGGTTACTCAAAACCTAAGACGCCCTTTCACAAGGAGACAACTGCTCTGTAAAGCCTCCCTGGTAACTGAGCAAACGTGTGTCTCTGGGCAAATACCTTCTTTCTGGGCCTCAGACTTCTCAGCTGAGTAAGGAAGAATGTAGGGTCAATGGTCTCTAATTTCTTCCTGAAAACCACAGCCCTACTGCAGGGCAGGATTCAAAACCCAGCCATCCTTACCTGACTTTGTTGTAAGGATTAGAGTAAGGGTTAACCCCAAAGCCTCAGTGTCCACATTCAGAAATTCTCTGACCTTAGTTATAGGACGGATACTGCTGGGCACCTGCTGTTAGGCCTCATGAaggaggcagagcagggaggTGACAAAGCTTTGAGCTATACCTGTCCCGCTGGAGGAGGTCTGCGTGAGGTCTGTGCTGCTGTCGCGAGAGGGAGACGCTTGCTGTGGGGCCTGGTGCACCTGAATGGCCTGCACTGGGACCTGCTGGGCCACTGCCCCACCTATGAGACACAGAGACTTACTCGTGCTCTGTCCTACCCAGCCACCACCTGCACCACCAAGCACCCTCAAACACCCCCAGACCCAGGGTCTGGCACTCTGTCCCCGACTCCCATCACTATCTTTCCTGGGTGCCTTCATGTCCAGAATTGTGTCTCCAGGGGCTTCCACACTCTGCTCTtgcccttcccccctcccccctccccaagccctgcCTCTACTGTCTTTGGTTGACACAGGAGCAGGCACTGACCCATCAAGGAGATGATCTGCCCTCCAGTCAAGGTAGGGAGGTGGTAGGATGTCTACTGTCCCTGTGGCAAGGGGGGCACAGGGCTGGGCTTGCTAGACAAGGCCAGAGTGTATGGCTGAAACTTACTGACAAGGACAGTTGGGGTCGCAGTGGGGAGGGCATGCCTGGCAATGGGACATAAGAGTCTTCTTTCAGGCTCTGGCCCTAGTTCACCTTCCTTCTGAGTAGGGAAAGAGGTTCTTGTGCCAGCCCTAAACCCACTCTTAGCATGCTCAATTTGCCCCTTGTGACTCACCAGGCATGAGGGTGAAGCTGGTAGGCAGCTGCATGAGGCCCCCAGAGGAAACGGGGCCACTGCCTGTACTCTTCAGCACAGTCCCGTTGGCACTGCTGACAGCACTGGGGCTGACGCTAGCAGACACCGGTGCCAGGTAGTTGGTGATGGGGAAGGAGGGGCCGCTGCTGACTTGCATGGTGGTAGAGGTGCTGGGTGCTGTCTGGATGGTGGAGGTGGTACCCGGCAGGTTGGTGACGGTAAACGCCGGTTTCAGTGTATCCTACACCCAGAGTAAAGATGGAGTGGTGAGCCTCTACCAGACCCTGCCCCTGCAGGTGTTCTGTGTAGATTGATGGCCCAGAATGGAACCACTGTGCTTGAGATCAAATCCCAGGTCCACCATTTACCTGGAGCCTGACCCTCAGGCAAGTTACTGAGCTGCTGAGCTgctttttctttacagttttctgtCTGTAAAAGGATAATACCTACCCTGTAagtgttgtgaagattaagtagGTTATCATatggtaaagcacttagaacagtgcctggctcataaaAAGGGCAGTAATAATGTCACCATCATAATTCCCTGAGTTCTCTGCCCCAATGAACTGTGGTAATCACATTGACTGGGGATCAGGACACTCAGGATCTGTTCCCAGCTCTAGCAGTGTCAATCTGTGTGACTTTCTTGGAAAAATTACTtcctctttctgagcctcagttttcctcttctgtaaacatGAGGGGGCTGGTCTTTTAAAAAGGGTCCTTCCAGCTCTGATTTGCCAGGCTTCTGAGATAGGGACTGACAATTTTTCAGGAAGCTTAATGTTTGAGAGCAATCTTGGGGGTTTGGCAAGGAAGCACTTTATGCCAAATACTTAAGATTTAAACTACCAAaggaatttattcattcagcaaaattTCCTGGGAATAAATGAACCCTACTGCTAAGAGTTTGAAAATTATTTCTGATGCTATACCACTAAGACAGTAGGGAGCCTAGAGCACTGACTCTCCCCTCAGGGAGCCTTTGTTCTTAGAAGGGGACGGAAGAAGCCACGGGCCGAGCCGAGAACCAAGCCCAGGGAACTGAGAGGGCTCAGATACTGGGGTGGGTCAGCGCGGGATGTTTGCTAAGCAGCGGAGCTCGAAGCCCTTGATTGGCGGACGCGTTGCTAAGGCAAACAGTGCCGCTTCCTCGGATTGGTCAGTTAAAAGGGCCACCCGGAAGGTGGAGCTCCGCAGAGCAGCAAGGGAggaagccccgcctcctctccttACCGGGAAAAGGAAGGGGGAGGCGTAACCAGGGCCGGCATCCCTAGCAGCCTGGCGAATAAGCTCCCTAACGTGCGCAGGCCCGGACATCCTGAAGAGGTAGGCGGCTGGCTAGTAAGATAGTCTCCAGCCCAGTCAGCCAGCCTGCCTGCTGACAGAGCTGGCTCCCCAGAACCCTGGAACCCATGAGTGCTCCCTTCCTACTCCCCAGCGACCCAGCCGGCCAGGAGGGCAGGGCTAAGCGATGCCCCCGCCCCCAGCGGGGAGACAGCTGGCGGGAGGAATGCAAGGGCCCTGCCAGGCAGGCGGGCTGCAGGCGGGAGGCCGGCGTGGAGCCGGAGCCGGCCTTATATGGGCACGGAGGCCGCCCGCTTATCTAGGGGGCCGGCCTCCTGTCAGGATAGCGAGGATGGACACCTGTACCCTAGGATGTGGGGCACTAAACCGACTCCACTCCACATCACGGGGCACCTATCCACCTGTCCTgggtgagggagaaagagagagaccccctcccctctctgccggtcaagtccctccccttccttccccttaGATAGAGGACCCAAACACACCTTGGTCTCCCCACTGCTGTCGGACTCCGACACCTGGTAGGTGAGGTCTGTCTCTTCAAAGCCCGTGGCACTCATTCTCTGGTCTGTGGTGGGGTCTGAGCGGGGTGGAGAGTCTGGCGAGTTGAGGCAGGTCTGAATCAGTGCCTTGCCAGTCTCACTGGTGATCATGGGCTGCAGTTTGCGGGTGGCAAAGGTATACACATGGCCTGTCTCACTGGCCACCAGCAACAGCACCTGTGTCCCTGTCAGCGTGGACAGCTCATAGGCCTGGGGGTAGGGGGGAGGAGATGGGTAGGTCAGCAAAACTTTTAATCTCTACCTTCCTTGGGAAGTAGGAAAGAGAGGGAAGTACACAGTGATATCAAGCCCCCACTCCCAAAGTGACTTTCCTCTCCAATGACTCTAAGGGGGTCCTATCAGGATATCTGAAGGTGAGCTGAAGAGTAGAAAAACCCCATGCTCCTTTGAGGAACAGCTCCACTGACCTGCAGATACCCCAAGCAAATAGTCACAGCTCCCAGTGAAAGAACATACAACCTAAGCAGACACGGAGgggcccagggagctgctccTCACTACAGCTTGGTGCCCAGAGCCTCATGAAGAGATGACTCCTACCACCTCCTCACGGTCACAGGGACCAGGATGAAGTTGCAACTACACTGGAGGTCACAGAGATGTTAGGGATAAGGGGCCACTTAGGCTCCAAAATGTCCTTGTTTCTTCCCAGAAACTGCACAGGTGCTAACCTGTTGCCATTTGTTCTGTTCTATAATACTAGgctcccctttttttctttctttgtcttgatACAACCGTGTCTGAAGTGATGGGAGATGGCAGATAGATTAGCAGCTACCCCTGCCGTAAGCCCAGGAAGGGGACCTTCAAGGATGGCCCCATAGGTGGCATCCTCACTCCTAACAAAGTTCCACAACCTACTCACTGGAAGCAGCCTTGGTTTCTATATGGGACAGATATAAACACCAGCCAATGTTCCCAGAGTTCTAGCTTCTTGTTTCTCAATTCCTCTGCTTCCATCCCTCCCCATATCTTCTATAACCCAAGATAACTCCTCTCCTCATTCCTTTCACTGCACCATCAGCCAGAAGAGGAGGCATTTCTAGATACTTCTGCAAAGCTTCTCCCCAAACTCCATGCACAGATTTTTCCCTAGGGCTGGATATCCCAGTTGTCCCAAAGGCAAATGGTTCTGAAGCCTGCAGGGAGTGTGCCGGCTTCCAGTGGATGCACAGAAGAGACGCGGACATTGCTGGACCTGGTTTCTGATGCTCAGGGCAGCATCAGTTCTACTGCCCTGCTCCCTTACCTGGGGCTTTTGAACCCCATTCGGTCATCAGCCCTGTCCGTCCTTCCAGCCAGCACTACTCTAGTGATGCCCACCTTCCTCCCACACATGTTGGCTCATTGTTATTATGCAGCTCCAGCTTCCTCACCCCCATACCTTCTCTTCTGTTCCCTGCTTTTCCGGCGCCCTCCCCCAAACACCAGAGAGCACTGGACCTACTGACCCCCGGGTCTCATTAACTACCTCCCCGGCAGCCTCGCAGCCTCCCACTACCACTCCTCATCCCGCCGCTCTGCAAGGGCCCCGTTCCTCTCTCGCGCCCGTCACTCCCACCTAGGTGCCTTTCCCCTCTTTTCTGGACGTTCGCTgcatctcccctctccccacattTCCCTGGCGGCCCCTCCCCTTTCACCCTTCCCGGGGCAACAGCCATCCCCTCCCACACACCTCCTGCAGACTCGCCGCCTCTCACCTCCGCCTCGTCTCTGCCTTCCTCCCGGGCTCCCCTTGCGCGTCCCCACCCTCCCGGTCCCCCGTGGCCAGCCAACCTCCCGGCTGGGTACCTTCTTCATGATGCCCGTCTTCCTCTTGCTGAAGGTCGTGTAGCGCCGCAGCTTGTTGTCGATGAACTCCATCTTGATCTTCACGCGGCCCCGAGTCTTCTTACCCGGCTTGGCCCCGCTCACCGCGCCGCTCACCGGCCCGTAGCCCCCggtggccgccgccgccgcctcgggccCACCGACCACCACGCCGAGCTCCATCTCGCTCAGGCTCCGCTTAAGGCCGCGCCGCTCCGcgcccagctcctcctcctcgcccGACTCCGAATCGCCCTCGCTGCCGCTGTAGAGGGCCCCCGCGGTGGGCGCCGGGGTGGTTGtcgctgctgctgcagcctccCGCTCGAGCCGGCCGGGCCCGAGCCCTGCGCCGTTCCCGGGGACCCGGCCCCCGTTAGCCCCGCGagtcccgccgccgccgccacctccACTGCCCGGCCGCCCCGTCGGGGTCCGGTTCAGGCTGCCCCCCAGGGCCGAGCCCCGGCCCAGCGCCGCCGCGGCCCCAGCTTGGCTCGGTAACATGGCGCTCAATGCAGGAGGGCGGACGGGCAGTCAGCGAGGAATCGGAGCCGCCGCCGCAGCCATCGGCTTCCCGGCTCAACCCGGCGCTCCAGTTGCTGCTAGTGCCGCTATCGCTGCCGCTGCTGCCGCTTCGAACCCGGGGCCCCTGCACGCCCGGGCCGACCTGGGCCCTCACTTTCCTGCCCCTGTGGCCCGGGTTGCCCCAGGCCGCGCGGAGCGCCCCCTGTCCGTACGCTAGGGCGGCGCGCCCGGCGGCCGTCAGCGTCCCCCggggggcaggggctgctggccGCGGCCGAGACGGCGGGTGGAGGGGGCCGGGACCACGCGCTGGCGGCGAGGGATCCCCCGACCCTTCCCCCCATATAAAGAGATACAATGTTTCCTTTTATGGCGAGGCCGCTCCTTATATGGTGAGCCCCTGCACCCCCGCCCCATTGGTCCGCGGTTCCGGCACCTCCGCTCCCCATTGGCCCACAGGGGGCGCTTATTTGCATAGACATACCGAACTCGCTGCTGTCATCCCGCGTCAGACGGCGACTCCGAAGGGGGAGGAGCCGACGCCTCTTAAAGGAACAGGAGAGGAGGTACGACTCCGCCCCCCCGAACCAAAGAATGGTAAGAGAATTGGGAGGAACCTACGGAGAAGGCTGGGAGAGCACTGGAGCGCAGTCTTGCGGAGGAGAGGGAGCAGCACTCTGAACTCGGCGCTGGAAGGGCTTGAGGTTTACAGTGGATTAGTCCCTGAGCGGATTGTGCGGGTTGCAGTAAATGATATATACCACCCAAATTCCAAGGGAGTGCAGGGATTGGAGCACTTCCCCACGCCTTCCTAAGGGAGTTTAAGTTACTGGCCGAGCCGAGGAGGCTTGGGTCCCGGCTATCCAGCCCCGGCCTGTAGGCTctacctcttcccctccccaccccccacgacttcctttccctttccctctcttttcaaGGCGACTACACTTTCCCACCAGGCCGGCTCTCGGGTCCTCATTCATCATCCTCTGTACTGGGACGGGGGTTGGGGGAGTGGGGGGCGTAGTGTCAGTCTTTGGCAGACGTACATCTGGAAAAGACCGGGGGAGACAGTCGGCCTCCCCTTCCtcagtgggggcagggagaaaaGATGGAGATCAGTGAAGACTTCCAGCTGcggcctgggctgggggagggggtggtcccAGGGATAAAGCCCACCCCTCAGCCAGTGCAAAGGCATGGGAAAAAGTGTAGCCGGGCAGAAAGTTTAAGCAAGCAAGGGAGCACACTGGCACACCCACGCgtaaatagacacacacacacacacacacacacacaacatacatacacatacacatacacattcacacacatacacactcttgaaagccaagaaaagcccatgtaggaaaaaaaaagagactgcaGTGCTGCAAAACCCAGgatcagggtcagggtcagggtctggTTCTTAGCTCCAAGGCAGTGAAAATAGCTTGAGCTCTGCTTTTACAGAAGTTATTATAATCTGGAAGCTGCCTCTTCCTAACCTGGAGTCTGGAAACAAGTGTTCGACGTCTCCAAACTCCCCATTGCTCATTGTTGGTACCTATCCCATGAAGTTAttaatgaagattaaatgagttaaagcgCAGTGGTGGTCTGAGTAAGTGGTCAGTGAGGTAATCACCTCATCCCCAGGATAAACATCCTCTTGTGTTTAAGATGGGAGATGGTGATGATTCCTGCCTTAaaagttgtgaagattaaataaagcccttggagggggaagggtatagctcagtgttagagtgcatgcctagcaaggtcctgggttcaacccccagtacgtccactaaaataaataaaaacctaattacctcccctgccaaaaccaataaaaaataaattgaaattttaaaatgtgaaattatttttaaaaaagcttaaatAAAGAGGTTGGTTGTGAATCATTAGTAACAGTGGTAGTGAAATCAATTTAGTGTACTGCAAccagcatttaaaataataaattaattggTATCACAAAAAACAAGAGCAAATGTTGCATAAAACCTTTGTTTGCATAAATGTTAGGTTGAACCAAATAAAATTGCCATTTTATAGGTCCAGAGGGTGGGATATTGTCCATTTCATATGGTTCAGTGGGTGTGTGTACTGGATGACAAACTGCATTTCTGACTGAATCACAATGTAAAGATTttgtaaaatactgaaataaagtaTGTTCAAGTGATTTGTGAGCTagcacatgtgtgtatgtacatacacatacatacacccaTTTATTAAAAACCTGGGCTTGTTCATCACCCTAAATACAGGAATTAAAAGCCCTCCTCTTCTCCATTTCCCAATAGTTTTTCaaagaggtttttttcttttcctaatttacTCTGCAGAACAGGTAGTTAAACATATGGAACGCGTTAGCTCAAGAGGAAGAACAGGTCAAATAGATAAATAGGTTCCAGAAGGGCTTCAGGGGCCACAAACGGTTGCTTGGGATTTGTCTGAGTCACAGTTTTACAACCACAGCCTTGGGGGGTCATGCCTGCCTGGCTTCTAAAGACTTTTTGGTTTGAGATGTTGAGTTTAGACACACAGGGAGGCAACCGGCAGTGGTGGCATCCCAGAGAACAACAGCTGTATGTCACACCCACCCAGAAGGGTGCCCGGGGGTGAGAACGGCTCCCATCTTCCCTTCACATAGGCTGCCCTCTCTCAGATTTCACCCAACCACAGGGCCATTGCACACCAGTGTTACTGCCACAGCGCCTTTGCCTGCTAGGGACGGCTTCATCTTCACAGCCCTTTGTCACCAAAGGGCAAAGGGAGACCTTACACCATACTGGATTATTGCAGGTTCAGGTGCCAAAACCATTGATGTGgataaagttaaaattaaaaactggctCATATATACGTCTTATTTGgaccatattttaaaatcaggaggtTTTACATAAACATCTGAATATCCGGCATCTCTCAAAAAACTGGAATTTTTAGCAACTCAGGGCCTGTGTGGCCACAGGATCACAATAGCCTGGAGCGGAGTTGAATGATGTGGCTCGCAGAAGCATCTGCTCTCAGGTTCACTACAGACTGCACAGCCCACCGAGCTCAGATAAGTCCCCGGCCTGGCCTCTCTGGAATGTGAGTTTGGTGCTTCTCCAATAAGGCCTCAATCACTGTAGCCCCCTGTCATGTCCACCCAGACCGTGAAGGGCCTCCAGAAGGGCATCAGAATTCCCTCATACCACACCATTCCCACCCCaacattcctttctttctcctggtTTTATCACCCAAATAATatcagaagaaaaattaagattgcttttaaaaaattgccatcACCCTCTCCCCCCACAAAATTACTAACACTCTGAAATTGTTTTCATTGGAAATTAACCTTTACTCGGGGATTCTTAACTTCACACAGAAGAAAAGAGGTCTCAATAGAGATGGCAGTATTAGAGGAAATGGAAAGGTTGCGAGTCAGTGTGCCCAGGCAAAGTCAGGAAAGCCATGTTCCAAACATTAATAGCGCTTACGGCCAGAGAGTAAGGTCTGGGGACTAGAGGAAGGTGTTCTTTGCTTTATACAAGTCTGGACTTTTTGACTTCTTCTATGGTCAGTATTACTTTTATGCAAATTTTCCCTTAAAATTGAGCAAAAATAGAGACAGGGCAGAGGTAGCATAAGCGGATCTTGGTGACGGGCTGCACAGGGAGGGGATGCGCAGAGAACAGGGCTCATGATGGATTGAGATGCTAAGTAAGGGTGACTATTCTCCAAACAGTGGTACCACGAACGGAAACAGGGAACTTGGCTGGAGGAACAGGATTGGGAGAGAGGTAAGTTCAGTTTGGGGCCAAGGAAACAGGTAGAGAGGTATCCTGTAGAGAAAGGGGAATGTGAGTCTACAGCTTGAGGTAGAGGCTGGAATTGGAGCAAATGCTTTGGGAAGTGTCCACACCAAAGGGCCAGTTAAAGCCACATGAGGTAAGATGAGATTCCTGAGGTTGAGAATATAGAGAGAGGAAGGCCAGAAGACAGAATCCAGCcatcctgggggcaggcagaggaaggaagcCACAATCAGGGCTGGAGAAGGCCTGGTCAGAGAAGGTGGATTCAGTGTACCATCACCAAAGGCAAGAGAGGAGAGTTTGAAAAGGCAGATGTGGCCAGCAGCGAGAGCCACTGCAGACTGGACAAAAAGACTGGGAGTAAGAAGAGGCTTAGTGATTAATGACCTTCTACAGTAGTGCCCCCACCACCACAGTAGGCAATCATTTTTACATTGCAACCTCGGCTGAATTCGATTATTGTTCCCAATTTTCACACCCACTGTTGGAATTAGATAGCCACATCCTTTGCAGTCCCATCCTAGTGGTGCTGATGTTGGGTTTTGacacgtgacttgctttggctgAAAAAGTGTTAATAGACTAAAGCTTTTGAATGTGCTGGCATGATCTGGTTGGACTTCTTGTGgtcctgctactgcaggagagcATGCTCTGGGGCCGGCAGAGTAGACCCAAACCAGACCTAGGTGCCAAGCCCAGCTGAACTCAGCCAAGTCCAGTCAAGATCAGCCAAATGTCACCAACTTTCAGATCTGtgagtgagaaaaataaatgttataagTGACTAAGACTTATTATGCAGCAGCACCACCCCAATAGCTAATATGTAACCcaatatacacaaacacatatccaacagaagaacaaaattttgcaaaACAATACTTacctttaaagtatacaatatactgtgatacattttattatgtttcatgttttttaatGCTTGTTGCAACCCATAGTTTGAAAAATATTGCTCTAGAGAAACTGttcttggtttgtttgtttgttttttctttcacttcaaCACACCCCAGGGATGTACCACTCTGTGTATCAACAACAGTGGTTCACTTACTAGTTGTGTCACCTTGGGGAAATTACCTGgcctccttgagcctcagtttcctaatctgtgaaatgggaacaataatatCCAGCTAATAGTGTAGTCGCAGAAattcaatgagataatgcatgttaAATGCTTAGCAAAGTGACTGGTACAGagcaagtatttaataaataatagctGTTATTTTCATTATTGAGAAATTTGGTCAGGAACAGAGGGAACTAGAGCAAGTCCAGAGTTCAGGACTCATTTCTTTAGGAGGGGACCATGCTGAAGTTACCATAAGGTAGAGTAGAACTGATGATACAAGGTCCAGGTAACGAAGAGGCAGGATTTAATCCAGTTGAGGGCTGAAAGCCTGGGGTCCATGAAGCATCAAAGCACATCTCTGCTCAGTCCTGTCTCCTCCATCACCTTCTGAGACTCTTAAAAGGAATCAGAGACCTGAATCTGtcattaactccttcaatcctgTCTAACTAGTCCCCTCCTCACACTTTTACGCTCCCCACCTGAGTGAGTACTAGGCCATTAATTGGCAGACAGCAACACAGGGTCACGTGAACAGGAGTTGGCCTCGCGTCCAAGCCCACACTCAACTGCTCTGCAAACTAGAGAAGGACCAGTGTCTGCCAGTCATCCCTGCCCAAGCCCCACAGACTCTGAGAAGGCACATGGCCCCTTCTGATAAGTAAGGAAAGAAGGGACATCATTCATAGGCAACGGTAGGGAATGAGCATCAGCAGGAGGTCGTAAAAAAGGCTTCTTTATTGAGAGCAGcgagtgtaaaaaaaaaacaaaacaaaaacaaaacaaacaacaacaacaacaataaaggtGTGAGGCTGGGTGGCCCACCCTCCCATCTCCTCCAGGACCCACCCCTACCTCCCACGCCCTCCCACCCCACGCTGCAATTACATAGAAAAGCCGCCCACGGTGCATACAAAAAGGGCGGGTTATATAGTGTCAAAAGCTCCTGAAAACTCCTTCATCTGCCAGGCACTTAGgatgaggaaaggagagaaaggtggggaggaggcaCAGGTCTGGGTCAGTGTGCACAAGTCCACGGGGGGAGGACTCACTGGCTGTGTCCTCCGTGATCCTAGTACAGACCCCAAAGTGGGACCGCCCTGGGCGCCAGAACTACCCAGGAACTTGAGTATAGTAAGGAGCTCCCCTTGAACCTGGCTCACCTCCAGCCTAGCCCTCCGGGGATGAAGTTGGCAGGTGAGTGGCAGAACTGGACCCGGTCAAAGGGAGGAGACCCATGCCAGAAACTGGGGTTACCTGAGGCACCCACACTGTCCCTGATGGGGGAAGGGGTAGCAGAGAAAGCTGCCTAGCCCAAGGCCATAGTCACCCAGTCTGGGTCTGAATCAGCCTCCCCATGGGCTGAGGatgaggaaggggaagaaagccCAGGCCCTGCCAGACCTCAGCAGTGCCTGGGGTGCCAGGGCGGGGCCCCTGGGGCCCAGGAGGACGGGGATTTGCCCATCATGCTGTGGGCACCCCTCAGGAGGTCCTCCCCTGCCCGTGCCATCCTGAGGCACAGCCTGCCTGGGCTCCCTCCTCACGGCTTGCTGTCTGCAGAGCTGTCTCCCAGGGTGTTGGCAATCTCACTGAAGGAGGGCCTGTCCTTGGGGCTGAGGGCCCAGCAGCGCTGCATCAGCCTGTAGAGCTTGGAAGGGCAGCCCTCAGGCTGTGGGAGCCTGGCCTTCCCAGCCTGCAAGTCTGCAGAAAGATGGTGGGAAGAGGGTTGGTCAAAGTATTTCACCTGTCGATCCTCTATGGAGCCTGCAGTTCCCACAGGCAGACCCCGGGGGGCACCAGCCAGTATTGGGGAGCCCTGACTCAAGGAGTTTATGGCAACTATCTTGCAACCAAAGGGGAAGACCCGCCCTGGCCCCAGCTCCCTCCGGATGGTGGGGGGCAGGGTCCACACAGCACAAGCAGCAGCCAATGCGTGGGGGCTGAGGTGTGGTCAACAGGCAGGTGTCAGAGTGGCCTGAGTGAGCAATGGGGACAAGGGCTATTTACCAAGCAGGATGAAGGTATTTCAGTGATCTAACAACTGGAGTGGCCATATCCGTGGACCTGCTAACACCAGCCCTGAGAAGGGAGGCAGGCTGAACGGGCTCCGGGACTCAGCAAGTTTTAGAGAGCATCTGGAATTGCCCCTTGGAAATGCAGCTGCCTACCTGCCAGCACTTCATCGTCTGCCTGCCCACCATGGGGCATCTCTCCGTGGGTGAACACTTCCCACATCAGCACTCCGAAGGCCCAGACATCAGACTTGGTGGAGAAGTCGCCATCCAGGATGGCCTCGGGGGACATCCAGCGCAGGGGCACCCAGGCCTGGCGGAAGTGGTAGTACTCACTGCAGGACAGAACGACACACAggcatgggggtggggtgaggggcacaGCCTGGAATGCCAACCTCATCCAAGGTCTGGGTCTCATACTCAGGCTAGGACCCCGCTTTTCTGTAGCAAGACATTTGGGGAAATTGGAAACATTTATGCTTAgcatggggggtgggaggggcataTACTGCATGAAATCTGGGGTCATCTACATGGGGTCTGATGGTTACAAAATTCCATGAAGGATCAAACGTTGCCTAAAtgtcactatttttaaaaagctaactaACGTTTTCCACTAAAATGTGGAAAACGAACACAttcaatgaaaa
It encodes the following:
- the SRF gene encoding serum response factor, whose product is MLPSQAGAAAALGRGSALGGSLNRTPTGRPGSGGGGGGGTRGANGGRVPGNGAGLGPGRLEREAAAAATTTPAPTAGALYSGSEGDSESGEEEELGAERRGLKRSLSEMELGVVVGGPEAAAAATGGYGPVSGAVSGAKPGKKTRGRVKIKMEFIDNKLRRYTTFSKRKTGIMKKAYELSTLTGTQVLLLVASETGHVYTFATRKLQPMITSETGKALIQTCLNSPDSPPRSDPTTDQRMSATGFEETDLTYQVSESDSSGETKDTLKPAFTVTNLPGTTSTIQTAPSTSTTMQVSSGPSFPITNYLAPVSASVSPSAVSSANGTVLKSTGSGPVSSGGLMQLPTSFTLMPGGAVAQQVPVQAIQVHQAPQQASPSRDSSTDLTQTSSSGTVTLPATIMTSSVPTTVGGHMMYPSPHAVMYAPTSGLADGSLTVLNAFSQAPSTMQVSHSQVQEQGGVPQVFLTAPSGTVQIPVSAVQLHQMAVIGQQAGSSSNLTELQVVNLDAAHSTKSD